The following nucleotide sequence is from Salvia miltiorrhiza cultivar Shanhuang (shh) chromosome 7, IMPLAD_Smil_shh, whole genome shotgun sequence.
ctgaattaaataaaactaaatgaaaaatcttgaatcttcaatccttgcagaaatccaatccaagttctaaaaactggaaaacaatattaatctaaagctataaaaccgAAAAACTAAAGCTCGGAACCATAAATAGGTCAAAaagaggacctatatataggcacaagaGAAAAATACAGTGTAagactcgaaaatactgagaaaattCCGAAAATttccgaaaattcggaaattcccgtcggacaCTATTTACAGCTGCGTGTGACTTTCTTGTTCTGGCCATATCTTTCTCATCCGAACttggatttgcgaaccgtttgcgcctacgaattcgtatcgagatgatctacaactttcattaagaccatCGGTCCAAATTCAGActtcatatttctgtaaaattcatcaaagtacgagcaagtaacatatttcacaagataaaacaatttaagcacaaaacaatcatcaaacactcaattccctataaaattgacatcatatcaacattaaaaaccatggaaacatgtgTGTTATCAACTGTTAAGTCATTCGTTATGTATGAGCATCTATTTAACGACTGTTATTTCAGCGTCAAGACTACCGTTATGTATCAGCATCAATTATACCGGTACTTCCAACCGTTATTGCCTACTGTTATctataagtatttttttatatttgttttttcaatttttttaatacacAATTATAgtatctttttattaaaaaaaaaagagtcaaATAACATATCTATTCTCCCGCCACTCTTTCGTTCCACCAAATCTAATTCAACACCAAAACTACAACTACTCTTCTTCCAcgttaatttcacttttttataatttttcattatctataatttttttcacaataatatatttattttaaaaataaatgatttttttaattatcatttaaaccctaagtTCATATCATATTAGGTATCATATAGGGTTTGTGTAttgtataatttgtatttagGAAATTAtaaaaacaggaaaaaaaatatgCTCGAATTGCGCATTTGaaaatacataacggaaatgaccgttatgtaaaataaaaaaaaaaaaacgttatgCTTAAcaacaataaaatatataaaaaatatattttatacggAAAAAATAAGCTTTATAATAGTAAAAAATTGTTATGTTTGCTATCATACGACAACGGTAATTAATCGTTATGTAAGAtataaaaaaccgttatgtatagttatcatacataacggaaaaaatatattttataacagATTTTACCGTAATGTATTACATTCATACAAAACGGTAATCAATGTGTTATTATACCTCATTTGCCGTTATGTATACATAGTATAGGTAACGGtatattaccgttatgtatgagcgccctcatacataacaccactatatatGACGCTTGTTTTGGTACATAGATAACGAAAAATCACTGTTATGCATGAGCGTGTTTTTAGTAGtgagtatatatataacccCATCTCAAGAAAAAACTGCTTTTCACATTTATCTTTTCCGACTTCCACTACTAGATTTTGAATTCTCCAAATCGTGTTTGCAGTCTTGCTAGATATGGTTAATTAATTCTTGATGTTCACATTGCTGAACATGATTTTGATGTTTACAATCTTGGACTTATTTAGGAACAAGGTAGTCCAAAAATTTGGTTTTATAAATGGGTTAAGTACCGAATTctcccctatcgatggcgtccatATCGCGTACAAGACCCTATAGTCAGGATAagcgttgtttactacctcaacgtggcaaaatcaaACCaattcccccctccccccccccgcgttttaacaccgttaaaatGCCTTtagaaaaattattatttttaattgttaaTCGTAAAGGACCCTATAGTCAAGGCCCCTATCGTTGTGTTTTCCGGCAACGATTCACATTCTGCGGCGGAAAAAGCCGCCGCGCAACCAGCCGTCGCCTCATCTCTCAATTCCGGCGAGCAGCAACGAAGGCTGTCGCCGCCTCTCGCTCTGGTCTCCATCTCCCTTCGTTCGGCCGGACAGTAGCTCCGAGCTACCGCCGACCGCCATGTCCTAGCCCCTGCCTCCCTATCTCACAGCAGCAGCTAGGCGCCGTGCACTAACCACTGCTtcgaatagagagagagagagagagagagatggggctTTGGGCGGTGGCTGACTCTGCTAGCCACTGCAGTCGCCAGAATGAGAGAGGGTGGCGACGGCCACTGCAGGGTTCACGCAGCGTCTGGGGTCGAGTCGGGGAGAAGAAGGTGATCGGTGGCGGCGCTTCTCGCCGGGGTGATGGAGCAGCTGTAGTGACTGAGCTGTGTCGAGCTGTGACTGAGCAGATGCCCCCCTGccggaattgagagagagaagaagatatGTGGcccatcttaattaaaaattttaaaaataattttttctaaCGGCattttaacggtgttaaaacgcggggggaaattggttcgattttgtcacgttgaggtagtaaacaacgctTATCCTGACTATAGGGTCTTGTACGCGATAGgaacgccatcgataggggggaatttggtacttaaccctttataaATTTGTGCAGGAGAGTTTAGAAACAATATAGTCAAAGATTTGTGAAGAAGATTGTTTTGTTTcatcattttcttctttttcttcaaatttatGGTGGCTATACATTTTTGCTCAATTCGCgtatttctttcttcaaatcTTTGCTATgtaattcttatttatttaatttgtggcTTATAGGGATAAAATTATAAatctattaatattttattatttttaaataaaagaaattatgaaGAGTAAAAAATTGGAGGCTATGTATAGAATCACCCTTTGCAAATTTGTTTGGGCTTTTTCTAAATGGAAAAAAATATTCTTGAATCACTTTTACTTCCAATATCGCCTAAGCAAACTGATATGATTGTAGACAATGACTGCCTAATGCATATGTCTTGGTGAGACATAGAGACTATAGTTATGAGGAGTTTCCCAACAATGACCTTCACAAAAAAACATATAAGGTAATTATAAAGTAGCCTTGAAGCATTAAATTTGGGAGTGAGTTGAGTATACTATATGTGGCATAGGTAGGAATGATTGTTCACAAAGTATTAAACATGTTTCCAGCTAATTAAATAATGATTATTAAGTCTTGATTAGTCTTCAACACTTCTCCACTTTGTGAGGGTGCATGCATGTGAATTTATGAGCAAATATATACTATTAGATTATGATTTTAGCATgttgactctctctctctctcatctctctttcgtgcaaaatatatataggtagagttAGGATCCTATGAGAactcatttttttataagaacGAAGAACcgtgaacaaatacataaaataccaAATGAGATTCTCTGTCCCAAACGTaatgtgtaccactcttaatttctttataatttttaattatttgttattcaattttaatttattatgctttaatataatataaaaataattaacaagggttcactcatccaattagggtttataattatttttttatatttatttgaattaataatagattatttgggttcattaattcaaagttaggatatataattttttaaattccaatttttagtgataaatattaattagacttcataatataataataatttttctttttataaaaataattataaaataaagaaattaagagtggtacacactacattctgggacagaggatcccatctgatAAAATAcatgtattttatatatttgttcatGGTTTTCCGTTCTCACAAAAAGATATGAGTGGGATTTTAGATTAatttgtaggtgttgatttaatgtatcttataactaataaatttggatgaattttttttttttacctgggttcgaattctggaggaaacaaaaattttactaattttttgagTATcgttactcaacatcatatacCAGTTTATTCATAactatatactgacttattcatTAATTTCACATCTCACGAAATTTCACGGAAACACGTGTGGGCGGATGTATACTATGGCTGCACTGGGCTCCAGCCCAGTGCAAAGCCCaaattttttctatatatatatatatatatatatatatatatatatatatatatatatatatagatagataacCCATAGCCCAGCCCAACTAtctaaagaaaacataaaaacaTTCTAACCTATGTCAAAGAGTCGACGCACACAGTAGAAAAATTcagaaaacataattaataggCTAGCGTCCCTCTCTCCTGAGCAATTGCAAAGCAATAATTTGTCCTATTGTGGCTGTGGAGAATTGAACTTCCAATTTATTCACTTATTCTCGTCTCATATTATTCAAGATATGTAAATTCAAGAACCCTAAATtagaattaatattaaaattaagtttatttttgttgaattttacTGATGAAATTGAAACTTGAAATAGAGGTAGAAGaatttcttatcttttatttgaAACTCTCCTGTAAATtgcaattaatattttaaatatatataaataaataaatgtaatgaAATTCTTAATGTTTTTTATATGTTGTAGTTcttcaataatttaaatggaGCATCAACATATTgcaaagaaaggaaaaggacTTATATCTTCTTTCTTTAAGAAACGTGATCGTCAAGATACTCAAGACAATGGAGATAGCTTGGAATCTTCAAATTCAACCATGGCCGCTGGAAATCAAACTAATCAATCTCCTTCACCTCCTATGGAGCAAAATTCAGTTACATGTATTGAGCGTGATCCGGGTAAAAGGAAACAATTGTGTGAATATTCTGTTAATGCACGAGATGATATAAGACGTGCATATCTAAAAGCTGGGCCTTATCAACCGAAAATGGAAGCGTATCCTGTTAAAAAGTTTGGCACTCAAAATCGTAACTTTCAGAAGAGATGGTTTGATAAGTTTCATTGGCTGGAGTATTCGCTTTCCACAAATAAGGCATAttgtttttattgctttcttttcatCAGTGAAGTTAATCTGCCTGACTCTTCTGCATTAGTCAAGGAAGGATTTGACAATTGGAAAATAATAAATCAAGGAAAAAATTGTGCATTCCTTACTCATGTTGGTTCTGCAGCTACATCACCACATACTATGTGCTTAAGACGTGCAAAAGATTTGATGAGGCCAGTTGGGCATATAGACAAAGTGATGCATTCTCAAACGATTATTGAGAAGGAGAGGAATCGACTGCGCTTGAAGACCTGGATCACAAGCCTCCGATGGCTTGCACTTCAAGGTTGTGCTTTTAGAGGTCATGACGAGTCTTCATCTTCATCGAATCGTGGGAATTTTATTGAATTGATGAAGGCTTTTGCAAATATGAATAAGGAGGTAAACGAAGTTGTTCTTGATAATGCTCCGAAAAATGCCCAATATATTGCTCCAGAAATTCAAAAAGAGCTTTTGAATATTATGGCCAACAGAGTACGTCAAATGATTCGTGAAGAAGTTGGagataaatatttttgtattctTGTTGATGAAGCACAAGATATCTCCAAGCAAGAGCAAATGGCCATTATCTTGAGGTTTGTCAATGATCATGGAATTTTAACTGAACGCTTTTTTGCAATTTAAAGTGTTAGTGACACCACTTCATTAACTTTGAAAAAAGAGATATGTCGTGTTATTTCTCATCATGATCTACATGTTGAGAAAATGAGAGGTCAGGGATATGATGGTGCTAGTAATATGCGTGGTTCATGGAATGGACTTCAGGCTTTATTTCTTAGAGATTGCCCACATGCCTATTATATCCATTGTTTTGCGCATCGACTACAATTGACAATATTTTCTACAGCTAAAGATATTGGTGTTGTTTGAGAGTTCATTTCTCACTTAGATAATGTTGTTAACATTATAACTTCTTCACCAAAGCGTGTCTCTCAACTACACGCTGCTCAAAGAAATGAAATTCAGAGTTTATTGACTGCAGAAGAGCTTGTTTCTGGAAGTGGTGCCAATCAAATTGGTAATTTACAGCGAGCTGGAGCTACTCGTTGGAGTTCACATTATAACTCCGTGAGGAGTTTGATAGGTATGTATCAATAAATTATCTTCaccttctcaaaaaaaaaaattgtagttagtgtgtgtgtgtgagtctaACAAGTAACAAATAATGTTTAATGTAACATATCTAAACAATAATACCGGAATAAAGATGATACACGATTAATGATGGGTCATTTGATTTTGACGCATTTTA
It contains:
- the LOC130993845 gene encoding uncharacterized protein LOC130993845, translating into MEHQHIAKKGKGLISSFFKKRDRQDTQDNGDSLESSNSTMAAGNQTNQSPSPPMEQNSVTCIERDPGKRKQLCEYSVNARDDIRRAYLKAGPYQPKMEAYPVKKFGTQNRNFQKRWFDKFHWLEYSLSTNKAYCFYCFLFISEVNLPDSSALVKEGFDNWKIINQGKNCAFLTHVGSAATSPHTMCLRRAKDLMRPVGHIDKVMHSQTIIEKERNRLRLKTWITSLRWLALQGCAFRGHDESSSSSNRGNFIELMKAFANMNKEVNEVVLDNAPKNAQYIAPEIQKELLNIMANRVRQMIREEVGDKYFCILVDEAQDISKQEQMAIILSVSDTTSLTLKKEICRVISHHDLHVEKMRGQGYDGASNMRGSWNGLQALFLRDCPHAYYIHCFAHRLQLTIFSTAKDIGVV